TCCAGACCGAACGCGACAAGGCCCGGATCATCGAGGCCCTGACAACCGCATCGGGCGCGATCGATACCGAAGCGATGGACACGACGATCTCAAGCCTCCCGAAGCGAGGGTTTGTGATGCACAGCACGAGAGAGCCAGCTCCAACGGTCATCACGACGCGCTGGGCCATGTCGTACCTGCGCGGCCCGATGACGCGCGAAGAGGTCGGCCGGTTCAAGGAGACGACCGAGCGGGCCGACGCGCCCGCCGCCGCGTTGAGTGATCAGGCTCAACCGTCATCGCCGTCGCCCCCGAAGGTCGCCGAGGGCGTCCGTTCGCTCGCGATCCATCCAGCCGCACCGTGGCGCGAACGCGTCGGAGACGACACAGCGGGCGATGTCTACCGACCGGTGTTCGCGGTGACCGTCGAGATGCGGTTCGACGAAGCACGGATCGGACTCGAACACATCGAGATGTGGGAAGCGATCGTCACGGACAGCGGCGTCGATGACCCCTCCGATGTCGTCGTCGTCGATCATGACGAGCGGGACTTCGTCGATCCTGATCCTGCCATACCGTTCGACTCGGCAGAGATCCCGATCTCGCAGTCCCGGTTCTTCGACGATCTCGTGTCGAACATCACGCGACATCTCGACGCCAACGAATCGCTCGAACTGGAACGCAACCGCGCTGTCGATCTCGTGTCACGACCCGGAGAATCCCAAGCAGATTTTCTGGCACGGTGCAAGGCAACCGCCGACGATCGCGCTGACGAGAAGAAGGCAACCGTTGTCAAGAGGTATGAGGCGACGCTCCGCAAGGTCAAGCGAGCCTATGACTCCGCCGTCGCGGACGCCGACCTCGCCGCGCAGGCCGCCGAGGATGAACAGCGGTCCGCCATCATCGACCTCGGCATGGACCTGCTGTTGCGGGGCCGCACGAGACGCTCAGACTCGCGGGTTCGTCAGGCGCGGGATCGTGCGCAACGGGCACGAAGCAAGATCGAGGCGAAGCGAAACGAGTACGAGGACCTGACGATCGACATGGAGAATGCCTGTGCCGAGATCGACGCCGAATGGGATGCGAAGGCAACAGATATCGGGCGCATTTCGGTCGGTCTCGAGAAGGACGATATCCGCGTCACGGACATCAAGGTCGTGTGGGTCAGAAGGCGGGCGACGCGATGAGCGGCAGCCGTGGTGCGACGGATTGCAGTGATCGATCAGCGGT
This region of Acidimicrobiia bacterium genomic DNA includes:
- a CDS encoding DUF87 domain-containing protein, whose protein sequence is MSFYLGAPIDAHGERVEGASYAYEPADLTTHGVIVGMTGSGKTGLGIVFLEEALKAGIPTLVIDPKGDMTNLLLTFPDLAPSDFEPWIDEAAANREGISRTDKASAEAAMWRERLGTWGLDTAAIAHLRRQADMTIYTPGSEAANPVNIVGDLRPPDLSWDTEAEAIRDEIEGFASGLLGLVGIDTDPVSSREHILVANLVERAWRDGTTLDLAALITQIADPPMRKLGVFEVDQFFPERDRMKLAMQLNALLASPSFAAWMTGADLDIEELLWKDGRPRAAIMYLAHLTETERQFVTTMVFSRLVTWMRSQPGSSNLRALAYMDEVFGFVPPSARPPAKKPILTLLKQARAFGVGVLLSTQNPVDLDYKAMSNAGTWCIGRLQTERDKARIIEALTTASGAIDTEAMDTTISSLPKRGFVMHSTREPAPTVITTRWAMSYLRGPMTREEVGRFKETTERADAPAAALSDQAQPSSPSPPKVAEGVRSLAIHPAAPWRERVGDDTAGDVYRPVFAVTVEMRFDEARIGLEHIEMWEAIVTDSGVDDPSDVVVVDHDERDFVDPDPAIPFDSAEIPISQSRFFDDLVSNITRHLDANESLELERNRAVDLVSRPGESQADFLARCKATADDRADEKKATVVKRYEATLRKVKRAYDSAVADADLAAQAAEDEQRSAIIDLGMDLLLRGRTRRSDSRVRQARDRAQRARSKIEAKRNEYEDLTIDMENACAEIDAEWDAKATDIGRISVGLEKDDIRVTDIKVVWVRRRATR